In one Nodosilinea sp. FACHB-141 genomic region, the following are encoded:
- a CDS encoding PAS domain S-box protein, whose product MVQHQQAADQLFGGGGEMGALMRSYDWSKTPFGAVEQWPQSLRSTLSICLNSRFPMAIYWGPDCWLLYNDAWRPIVGDKHPWSLGRPADEVWPEIWDDISPDFARVFATGEGVFYSDTLLVMRRFGYDEECFFDYTFNPIQGEGGKIDGILNVVSETTYRVLNDRRAQLLRELASRTGSAKTVDDACALMAEALKSGSADVPLALLYIVNADGKTAHLSGGSEVALGLPKTPDQVDLTVEDEVGGWPIASVAQTGQSRTIDDLVSHFGHLPGSPWPEPPQEAMVLPILVPGQAKAVGVLVAVANPRRRVDAVYRDFFEQIAGQIAAAIANARSHEEDRRRADKLAELDRAKTVFFSNVSHEFRTPLTLMLGPVEEALQETQDADQRQRLELVYRNALRLQKLVNTLLDFSRIEAGRIEASYEPTDLALMTTDLAGVFRSAVEQAGLRLTVDCPPLAAPAYVDRDMWEKIVLNLLSNALKFTFEGEIAVVLHGNADQIQLEVRDTGTGIPPEELPHIFERFHRVQGARGRTHEGSGIGLSLVQELVGLHGGTIEVTSQVDQGTCFTITMPAGSDHLPSDSINGPHTRLSTATGATPYLEEALRWHPTEPREPAPPAPSSTTTARILLADDNADMLDYVERLLSPQYTVETARDGRAAIAAIRRQRPDLVLTDVMMPEIDGFELLRQLRSDVQTQELPIILLSARAGEESRIEGLAAGADDYLTKPFSARELLAKVEAALKLAQLRQMAKTSLQRSEERSRLAIRVAQLGTWRYDLSTQLVELDERMQEIWGESATLLPLAQVIERVHPGDRERVASAVGAALEPSSSGAYEIDYRIVWNDGTERWIMASGQALFGGEGLARQVVELIGTALDITERKQTELLLAEQKHLLELVASGYPLENCLTAICLAVSQLNPLIRAGVLLSDAQQQQFIGAIAPDFPLSFRAAVEGLPINDLHIGTCAKAVDCGEPVTCIDVVTDDRWSAAWRDLCLAHGIRACHSTPLLDLEGRPVGSLMLCFDQARQPTPWEYQLADFGTQVARIAVERDRATLALRNSEYRYRTLFESMDQGFCACEMLFDDHGKPIDYRFLEVNPAFERLTELPGMLGKTALELIPDLDAFWIETYGRVVSMGESYQFERQSVISGRWFNIDAFAIGDPQSNRFAILLTDISDRKKAELERERFLAVGADLQVLTGSNGYFQWVSPAFERILGWTTQEMLSRPWVEFVHPDDVTISVGEANQGFAGSETMAFENRYRHKDGSYRWFLWNAQFYSDRQMLYGAAIDITDRKRTEANLRESEKRFRSMADNAPVMVWVTDSTGYCTYLSQSWYDFTGQTEATGLGSGWLDAVHPDDQETCSQIFLAANERQEAFRFEYRLLSKDGFYHWAIDAASPWFGADGEFKGYIGSVLDISDRKRIEESLRQRETELRLVTNSVPALIAFVDADQRYRFNNQGYEDWFSQSAKDLYGKHIREVVGDAAYEDVRPYVEQVLTGQQVTFERSIRFKDGNLRYLSATYVPRINDQGVVEGFVALINDLSDRRQAEEALIQSEERYRFLVESIPQLVWTADAEGVLLDANQRWCDFTGLTPEQVKTTGWQAVVHPDDISVLGQNWAIAQQQGSNYQAEGRMRRADGVYRWHLHQAVPLKTKRGRILKWFGTATDIEDQKQLEQQRSQLLQQEQAARAAAEAASRTKDEFLAVVSHELRSPLNPILGWATLLKNGTLDATKTQQALSVIERNAKLQTELIDDLLDVSRMLRGKLQISATPVNLATTIRAAIETVRLAADAKSIRIEAHLETDVGLVSGDATRLQQVVWNLLSNAVKFTPAGGQIDVHLVRGDANQAQIIVKDTGKGIVPEFLPLIFDYFRQADSATTRQFGGLGLGLAIVRHLVELHGGTIQAASLGENMGATFTVSLPTLAHQALAQPGLPLQQPSLSLPGTQILVVDDDDDTRTFITFLLEQAGAHVVAAASAQAGLAALKQAQPQVLVSDIGMPDMDGYMLMQQIRALPAEQGGQVPAIALTAYVRETDQEQSLAAGFQRHISKPVEPAALLRAIAELLQS is encoded by the coding sequence ATGGTTCAGCATCAGCAGGCGGCTGATCAGTTGTTTGGGGGCGGTGGTGAGATGGGGGCGTTGATGCGCTCCTACGACTGGTCAAAAACACCGTTTGGCGCGGTTGAGCAGTGGCCGCAGAGCCTGCGATCGACCCTGAGCATTTGCCTGAACTCTCGCTTCCCCATGGCGATCTACTGGGGGCCAGACTGCTGGTTGCTCTACAACGACGCTTGGCGACCGATTGTGGGAGATAAGCACCCCTGGTCGCTGGGTCGCCCGGCCGATGAAGTCTGGCCCGAAATTTGGGACGATATCAGCCCGGATTTTGCCAGGGTGTTTGCTACGGGCGAGGGCGTCTTTTACAGCGACACGCTGTTAGTGATGCGTCGGTTTGGCTACGACGAAGAATGCTTTTTTGACTACACGTTCAACCCGATTCAAGGAGAGGGCGGCAAAATTGACGGCATTCTCAACGTGGTCAGTGAGACAACCTATCGGGTGTTGAACGATCGCCGGGCCCAACTGCTGCGCGAGCTGGCCTCCCGCACCGGCAGTGCCAAGACTGTTGACGATGCCTGTGCCCTGATGGCAGAGGCGCTTAAATCTGGTTCGGCCGACGTTCCGCTGGCGCTGCTCTATATCGTCAACGCCGACGGCAAAACGGCCCACCTTAGCGGGGGGAGTGAGGTTGCCTTGGGGTTGCCCAAGACGCCTGACCAGGTTGACCTAACCGTTGAGGATGAGGTGGGGGGCTGGCCGATCGCCTCGGTTGCCCAGACCGGCCAGTCTCGCACCATTGATGATCTGGTTAGCCACTTTGGCCACCTGCCTGGCAGCCCTTGGCCAGAGCCGCCTCAGGAGGCCATGGTCTTGCCCATCCTGGTGCCGGGGCAGGCCAAAGCTGTGGGGGTGTTAGTGGCGGTAGCCAACCCCCGCCGCCGGGTAGACGCGGTCTATCGCGATTTTTTTGAGCAAATTGCCGGGCAGATTGCGGCGGCGATCGCCAACGCCCGTTCCCACGAGGAAGATCGGCGGCGGGCGGACAAACTGGCCGAACTCGATCGCGCCAAGACGGTCTTTTTCTCGAATGTGAGCCATGAGTTTCGTACGCCGCTGACCCTGATGCTGGGGCCGGTAGAAGAAGCCCTGCAAGAGACCCAAGATGCCGACCAGCGCCAGCGGTTGGAGCTGGTCTATCGAAACGCGCTGCGCCTGCAAAAGCTGGTCAATACCCTGCTCGATTTCTCCCGCATTGAGGCGGGGCGCATTGAAGCCAGCTATGAGCCCACCGACTTGGCCCTGATGACAACGGACCTGGCGGGGGTGTTTCGGTCGGCAGTGGAGCAGGCTGGGCTGCGGTTGACCGTAGACTGCCCGCCCCTGGCAGCCCCCGCCTACGTCGACCGCGACATGTGGGAAAAAATCGTGCTGAACCTGCTCTCTAACGCCTTGAAGTTCACCTTTGAGGGCGAGATTGCGGTAGTTTTGCACGGTAACGCAGACCAGATTCAGCTCGAGGTGCGAGACACGGGGACAGGCATTCCACCTGAGGAGCTGCCCCATATCTTTGAGCGCTTTCACCGCGTGCAGGGGGCTAGAGGCCGCACCCACGAGGGCTCAGGCATCGGGCTGTCGCTGGTGCAAGAGCTGGTGGGCTTGCACGGTGGCACCATCGAAGTCACCAGCCAGGTTGACCAGGGCACCTGCTTTACCATCACCATGCCAGCCGGGTCTGACCATTTGCCCAGCGATAGCATCAATGGCCCCCACACCCGCCTTTCCACCGCCACCGGAGCCACCCCCTACCTAGAAGAAGCCCTGCGCTGGCACCCCACCGAGCCTAGGGAACCCGCCCCGCCCGCCCCCTCATCCACCACCACCGCCCGCATTCTCCTCGCCGACGACAACGCCGACATGCTCGACTACGTCGAGCGGCTGCTGAGCCCGCAGTACACCGTCGAGACAGCCAGGGATGGCCGAGCTGCGATCGCCGCCATCCGTCGGCAGCGCCCCGACCTAGTGCTGACGGATGTGATGATGCCCGAGATCGACGGTTTTGAGCTGCTGCGGCAGCTGCGGAGCGATGTCCAGACCCAGGAGCTGCCGATTATTTTGCTATCGGCCCGTGCGGGGGAAGAGTCTCGCATTGAGGGCCTGGCGGCGGGGGCCGATGACTATTTGACTAAGCCATTTTCGGCCCGGGAGCTGTTGGCCAAAGTTGAGGCAGCCCTCAAGCTGGCACAGCTGCGGCAGATGGCCAAGACTAGCCTGCAACGGAGCGAAGAGCGATCGCGGCTCGCCATTCGGGTGGCGCAGCTGGGCACCTGGCGCTACGACCTCAGTACCCAGCTGGTCGAGCTAGACGAACGCATGCAGGAAATTTGGGGTGAGTCAGCGACGCTGCTGCCGCTGGCTCAGGTCATAGAGCGGGTGCATCCCGGCGATCGCGAACGGGTGGCCAGTGCCGTCGGTGCCGCCCTCGAACCGTCGTCGTCAGGGGCCTACGAAATCGACTACCGCATTGTGTGGAATGACGGCACCGAGCGGTGGATTATGGCCAGTGGCCAGGCCCTCTTTGGGGGTGAGGGTCTGGCGCGGCAAGTCGTCGAGCTGATCGGCACTGCCCTCGACATTACCGAACGCAAGCAGACTGAATTGCTGCTGGCGGAGCAAAAGCATTTGCTAGAGCTGGTTGCCTCGGGGTACCCCCTAGAAAATTGCCTAACCGCCATCTGCCTCGCCGTATCGCAGCTAAATCCCCTGATTCGGGCCGGTGTGCTGCTGAGCGATGCCCAACAGCAGCAGTTTATTGGGGCGATCGCCCCAGACTTTCCGCTGTCCTTTAGGGCAGCTGTTGAAGGCTTGCCCATCAACGACCTCCACATTGGCACCTGTGCGAAGGCGGTTGACTGCGGGGAGCCGGTTACCTGTATCGACGTAGTGACCGACGATCGCTGGTCGGCGGCCTGGCGCGACCTGTGTCTAGCCCACGGCATTCGCGCCTGCCACTCTACCCCGCTGCTAGACCTGGAGGGGCGGCCCGTGGGGTCACTCATGCTCTGTTTTGATCAGGCTCGACAGCCCACCCCTTGGGAATACCAGCTGGCCGACTTCGGCACCCAGGTGGCCCGCATTGCCGTTGAGCGCGATCGCGCTACCCTGGCCCTGCGCAACAGCGAGTACCGCTATCGAACGCTGTTTGAGTCAATGGATCAGGGCTTTTGTGCCTGTGAAATGCTGTTTGATGACCACGGCAAACCGATAGACTATCGCTTTTTGGAGGTCAACCCAGCCTTTGAGAGGCTGACGGAGCTGCCAGGGATGCTCGGCAAAACGGCACTCGAACTGATTCCTGACCTGGATGCCTTTTGGATTGAGACCTACGGCCGCGTCGTATCGATGGGGGAATCCTATCAATTTGAGCGTCAATCGGTGATTTCGGGCCGTTGGTTCAATATCGACGCCTTCGCTATTGGTGACCCGCAAAGCAACAGGTTTGCCATTCTGTTGACCGACATCAGCGATCGCAAAAAAGCAGAGCTAGAGCGAGAGCGATTTCTAGCGGTGGGCGCAGATTTACAGGTGCTCACCGGCTCTAACGGCTACTTTCAGTGGGTCAGCCCCGCCTTTGAGCGCATTCTCGGCTGGACCACCCAGGAAATGCTGTCTCGCCCCTGGGTAGAGTTCGTCCATCCCGACGACGTGACGATATCAGTGGGGGAAGCGAACCAGGGGTTTGCGGGCAGCGAAACTATGGCCTTTGAAAACCGATATCGCCATAAAGACGGCTCCTACCGCTGGTTTCTCTGGAATGCTCAGTTTTACTCAGACCGGCAGATGCTATATGGCGCGGCCATTGACATCACCGATCGCAAGCGCACGGAAGCCAACTTACGGGAGAGTGAGAAACGCTTTCGCAGCATGGCCGACAACGCGCCGGTCATGGTTTGGGTGACAGACTCGACCGGCTACTGCACCTACCTCAGCCAAAGCTGGTATGACTTCACGGGCCAGACCGAGGCCACCGGTTTGGGCTCAGGGTGGTTGGATGCCGTCCATCCCGACGATCAAGAGACTTGTAGTCAAATATTTCTAGCGGCTAACGAGCGTCAGGAGGCGTTTCGTTTTGAGTATCGCCTGCTCAGCAAAGACGGGTTTTATCACTGGGCGATCGATGCGGCTAGCCCTTGGTTTGGGGCAGACGGCGAGTTCAAGGGCTACATTGGCTCGGTGCTGGATATCAGCGATCGCAAGCGCATTGAAGAAAGCCTGCGGCAGCGCGAAACTGAACTGCGGCTAGTCACCAACTCCGTTCCGGCGCTGATTGCCTTTGTCGACGCCGACCAGCGCTATCGCTTTAACAACCAGGGCTACGAAGACTGGTTTAGTCAGTCTGCCAAAGACCTTTACGGCAAGCACATTCGCGAGGTGGTGGGGGACGCCGCCTACGAAGACGTCCGCCCCTATGTGGAGCAGGTCTTGACCGGGCAGCAGGTGACCTTTGAACGGTCGATCCGCTTTAAGGACGGCAACCTCCGCTACCTGAGCGCCACCTACGTGCCCCGGATCAATGATCAAGGCGTAGTAGAAGGGTTCGTAGCGCTGATCAACGATCTCAGCGATCGCCGCCAGGCCGAAGAAGCCCTCATCCAGAGCGAAGAGCGCTACCGCTTCCTGGTCGAGTCCATTCCTCAACTGGTGTGGACAGCTGACGCCGAGGGGGTTCTGCTCGACGCCAACCAGCGCTGGTGTGATTTCACCGGGCTCACCCCAGAGCAGGTCAAGACAACGGGTTGGCAGGCCGTAGTGCACCCTGACGATATTTCTGTGCTTGGCCAAAACTGGGCGATCGCCCAGCAGCAGGGCAGCAACTACCAGGCCGAAGGCCGCATGCGCCGGGCCGATGGCGTCTATCGCTGGCACCTGCACCAGGCGGTGCCGCTCAAGACTAAACGGGGGCGAATTCTCAAGTGGTTTGGCACCGCCACCGATATTGAAGACCAAAAACAGCTAGAGCAGCAGCGCAGTCAGCTGCTTCAGCAGGAGCAGGCCGCGCGCGCCGCCGCCGAAGCCGCTAGCCGTACCAAGGATGAGTTTTTGGCGGTGGTCTCCCACGAGCTCAGGTCGCCCCTCAACCCCATTCTCGGCTGGGCAACCCTGCTCAAAAATGGCACTCTAGACGCAACTAAAACCCAACAGGCGCTCTCGGTGATTGAGCGTAACGCCAAGCTGCAAACCGAGCTGATCGATGACCTGCTCGATGTGTCTCGCATGCTGCGGGGCAAGCTCCAGATCTCGGCCACCCCAGTCAATTTAGCCACCACCATCCGGGCCGCTATCGAAACCGTGCGCCTGGCAGCAGACGCCAAATCCATTCGCATTGAAGCCCATCTAGAAACTGACGTTGGCCTGGTCTCGGGCGATGCCACCCGGCTACAACAGGTGGTGTGGAATTTGCTGTCCAATGCCGTTAAGTTTACCCCCGCCGGCGGGCAGATTGATGTGCACCTGGTCCGGGGAGACGCCAACCAGGCCCAAATCATCGTCAAGGACACCGGCAAGGGCATTGTGCCTGAGTTTTTACCGCTGATTTTTGACTACTTTCGCCAGGCCGACAGCGCTACGACCCGCCAGTTTGGCGGGCTGGGTTTGGGGCTGGCGATCGTGCGCCACCTAGTCGAGCTGCACGGCGGCACCATCCAGGCGGCCAGCCTGGGCGAAAATATGGGAGCGACGTTCACCGTCAGTCTACCGACCTTAGCCCACCAGGCTCTAGCCCAGCCAGGTCTTCCCCTCCAGCAGCCCTCCCTGAGCCTGCCGGGCACCCAAATTCTCGTGGTTGATGACGATGACGATACGCGCACCTTCATCACCTTTCTGCTAGAACAGGCCGGGGCCCATGTAGTCGCCGCTGCCTCAGCCCAGGCAGGCTTAGCCGCCCTCAAACAGGCTCAGCCCCAGGTTTTAGTCAGCGACATCGGTATGCCAGATATGGATGGCTACATGCTGATGCAGCAGATTAGAGCGTTGCCGGCCGAGCAGGGCGGCCAGGTGCCGGCGATCGCCCTGACCGCCTACGTCAGAGAGACTGACCAAGAGCAATCCCTCGCTGCCGGGTTTCAGCGGCACATTTCTAAACCGGTGGAACCCGCTGCCCTCCTGCGGGCGATTGCCGAATTGCTCCAGTCCTAA
- a CDS encoding DUF445 domain-containing protein translates to MTGSELWLLLAPPIVGGIIGYFTNDIAIKMLFRPYRPIYLGKRQLPFTPGLIPSNQERLAKRISDTIMGSLLTPEELQKLARRLLQTDRTQAAIKWLLQLALDQVQSRAQERTAKIAGAILQDLFGKSLPRLIRVWARREDFLEPQLNQLFDQVLLDFKLTADQADQIATWLLSGVFPPDKLRQLAVDFLTDRNIQVIDTIFRERTSGTYWVVANLFGVRNALSRLRAFCLDEREVSNARIAELEVALQLKKRLKESLQRVSLQNLPVSTVRQVRSNLRESLQGYIRTLGPEFVRNLGNSVNWETLATQLLNRLQNSEVITQSLDPVSEELALILERYLERDLESLVAQIIPILNIDQVIIDRVRGTSAQELELAIQGIVRSELQAIVNLGGILGFAIGILQSGFFFFQRSGGI, encoded by the coding sequence ATGACCGGGTCTGAGCTGTGGCTACTGCTGGCGCCGCCCATCGTGGGCGGCATCATTGGCTATTTCACCAATGACATCGCCATTAAAATGCTGTTTCGCCCCTATCGCCCCATCTACCTGGGCAAACGACAGCTGCCCTTTACCCCAGGGCTGATCCCCAGCAACCAGGAGCGGCTGGCCAAGCGCATCTCTGACACCATTATGGGGTCACTGCTCACCCCTGAGGAGTTGCAAAAGCTGGCCCGGCGGCTGCTGCAAACCGATCGCACCCAGGCGGCCATCAAGTGGTTGTTGCAGCTTGCCCTCGATCAGGTGCAGAGCCGCGCTCAAGAGCGCACCGCCAAAATTGCCGGGGCGATTTTGCAAGACCTGTTCGGCAAATCGCTGCCCCGCCTGATTCGCGTTTGGGCGCGGCGCGAGGACTTTTTAGAACCCCAGCTCAACCAGCTGTTTGACCAGGTGCTGCTCGACTTTAAGCTCACGGCCGACCAAGCTGACCAGATCGCTACCTGGCTGCTCAGCGGCGTGTTTCCCCCCGATAAGCTGCGCCAGCTGGCCGTCGACTTTCTCACCGATCGCAACATTCAGGTAATCGACACCATCTTTCGGGAGCGCACCAGCGGCACCTACTGGGTGGTAGCCAACCTATTTGGCGTGCGCAACGCCCTGAGCCGCCTGAGAGCCTTTTGCCTCGACGAGCGGGAGGTAAGCAACGCGCGCATTGCCGAGCTGGAGGTGGCGCTTCAGCTCAAAAAGCGTTTGAAAGAGTCACTGCAGCGGGTGTCGCTGCAAAATCTGCCCGTGTCAACGGTGCGCCAAGTGCGTAGCAACCTGCGCGAGTCATTGCAGGGTTACATTCGCACCTTGGGACCAGAGTTTGTCAGAAATCTGGGCAACTCGGTCAACTGGGAAACCCTAGCCACCCAGTTGCTCAACCGCCTGCAAAATTCTGAGGTGATCACCCAGTCGTTAGACCCAGTAAGTGAAGAGCTAGCGCTGATTTTAGAACGCTACCTAGAGCGCGATCTAGAGTCGCTGGTGGCGCAGATTATTCCAATTTTGAACATTGATCAGGTGATTATCGACCGGGTGCGGGGCACCTCGGCCCAGGAGCTGGAGCTGGCGATTCAGGGCATTGTGCGTAGCGAGCTGCAGGCGATCGTCAACCTAGGCGGCATTCTAGGGTTTGCGATTGGCATACTGCAATCCGGATTTTTCTTTTTTCAGCGTTCCGGTGGTATTTAG
- the ubiE gene encoding bifunctional demethylmenaquinone methyltransferase/2-methoxy-6-polyprenyl-1,4-benzoquinol methylase UbiE: protein MGFAQPPSTAPPTATDIQGLFDRIAPVYDSLNERLSFGLHRVWKRMAVRWSGAAPGQKVLDVCCGSGDLALLLAHQVKATGTVYGLDFSAELLAVAEGRSRRAHLPAPLHWVQGDALALPFEANTFDAATMGYGLRNLTDIPQGLAELRRVLKPGASAAILDFHRPQGWIAEQFQRWYLEAMVVPTAEQMGLTDEYAYIGPSVDRFPTGPEQVKLARQAGFERAVHYPIAGGLMGVLVVSRHDRV, encoded by the coding sequence GTGGGATTTGCCCAGCCACCCTCAACCGCCCCGCCCACCGCCACTGATATTCAAGGCCTGTTCGATCGCATTGCCCCGGTATACGACAGCCTAAACGAACGCCTCAGCTTTGGGCTGCACCGAGTGTGGAAGCGCATGGCCGTGCGTTGGAGCGGGGCCGCTCCGGGGCAGAAGGTGTTGGATGTCTGCTGCGGCAGCGGCGATCTGGCGCTGTTGCTGGCCCACCAAGTGAAAGCCACGGGTACGGTGTACGGTCTTGACTTCTCGGCAGAGCTGCTGGCGGTGGCTGAGGGGCGATCGCGCCGTGCTCACCTGCCCGCTCCGCTGCACTGGGTGCAGGGCGACGCCCTGGCCCTACCCTTTGAGGCCAACACCTTTGATGCCGCCACTATGGGCTACGGCCTGCGCAACCTTACCGACATTCCCCAGGGGCTAGCCGAGCTGCGACGGGTGCTCAAGCCAGGTGCCAGCGCCGCCATCCTCGACTTTCATCGCCCCCAGGGTTGGATAGCCGAGCAGTTTCAGCGCTGGTACCTAGAGGCGATGGTGGTGCCCACCGCTGAGCAAATGGGGCTGACTGACGAATACGCCTACATTGGCCCCAGCGTCGATCGCTTCCCGACCGGGCCAGAACAGGTGAAGTTAGCCCGCCAAGCCGGGTTTGAGCGGGCCGTTCACTACCCCATTGCCGGGGGGCTGATGGGGGTGCTGGTGGTGAGTCGCCATGACCGGGTCTGA
- a CDS encoding type IV pilin protein has product MVDLICYKSGRHPSSSSVQRERGFTLIELMVVAVILGVLATVALPSFLNQAARSKQARALKYVGMVNRAQQAFFVEHSRFATSTDELGFARENAPPDYTYMMTAGGSGLEITSTQAMPTNPALRGYAGVVFATVDPSGLARLGTAICQGSTAGVPAPTPITVAGQVQIANCPLR; this is encoded by the coding sequence ATGGTTGACCTTATCTGTTACAAGTCTGGCCGTCACCCATCCTCTAGCTCTGTTCAGAGGGAGCGAGGGTTTACCCTGATTGAGCTAATGGTTGTGGCTGTGATCCTGGGTGTATTGGCAACTGTAGCCCTTCCTAGCTTTCTCAATCAAGCGGCTCGCTCTAAACAGGCCAGAGCACTGAAATATGTCGGCATGGTCAACCGAGCCCAGCAGGCATTTTTTGTAGAACATTCTCGCTTTGCCACCTCTACCGACGAGCTGGGTTTTGCTAGGGAGAATGCTCCCCCCGACTACACCTATATGATGACTGCCGGAGGTAGCGGCTTAGAAATTACCAGCACCCAAGCCATGCCTACCAACCCGGCGTTGCGAGGCTATGCCGGGGTCGTCTTTGCCACTGTTGATCCCAGCGGCTTGGCCCGACTGGGCACGGCCATCTGCCAGGGCAGTACCGCAGGCGTTCCAGCTCCAACGCCGATCACGGTGGCAGGGCAGGTGCAGATTGCCAACTGCCCGCTGCGCTGA